A genomic region of Podarcis raffonei isolate rPodRaf1 chromosome 13, rPodRaf1.pri, whole genome shotgun sequence contains the following coding sequences:
- the LOC128398653 gene encoding vomeronasal type-2 receptor 26-like: protein MAVNVITGTQIWIHAPHPPLQKYCQSGSIIIGGIVSHSFIVANSIAFTTKPPATSFEDLSVVPKNYQHILALAFAVLEINENPQLLPNVTLGVCIYDSYFNAQRTYHTTILLTSTLEVFVPNYLCDTEKHLIAVIGGLDSDISLHVATVLDIYKIPQLTFSPAPVMNDKTPGLSFYQMVPQEALQYEGILSLLLHFGWTWIGVIVMDNDNGERFVQTVLPVFSRKGICFAFIERIPTLSFVTEFMDIIEDGVKINDSMLGSKANVVVIYGESYSMSFFRWLPVLSVENKLGGKVWIETAQVEISAFPYQRHWDVELFHGAIIFGYQFRYLQRFHEFLKKRNPLNTIEDYFIKKFWETVFSCVFLNTIGDHVDGDICTGEETLESLPLPFFEMSMTGHSYSIYNAVYVVAHALQAMFSSRRTYGTVLVRGRPELQNQQFWQLHHFLQSVSFNNSAGDKISFDESGKMIAAIDVINLIISSNQSFHKVKVGRLDPQAPPDRVLTINDKVIRWNSLFNQAQPLSVCTESCYPGYSKKVKEGEPFCCYDCIPCPERKISTQKDMHDCYDCMDTTYPNIKHDFCIPKARTFLSYKEPLGISLSLFALSFALITALVLGIILKNHNTPIVKANNRNLTYILLISLLLCFISALLFIGHPEPVTCLLRQTAFSIIFSVAVSSVLAKTIMVVLAFMATKPGSRMRKWVGKRLANSIVASCSLMQAGICSVWLATSAPFPDVEMHSVTTEIILECNEGSVILFSCVLGYLGFLAIVSFVVAFFARKLPDSFNEAKFITFSMLVFCSVWLSFIPAYLSSKGKYMVAVEVFSILASSAGLLVCIFAPKCYIILLRPELNNRGQLVRR, encoded by the exons ATGGCAGTAAATGTTATTACTGGTACACAAATCTG GATCCATGCTCCACACCCTCCACTTCAAAAATACTGTCAGTCAGGCAGCATCATAATTGGTGGGATTGTTTCTCACAGTTTCATTGTTGCTAATTCAATAGCCTTCACAACCAAACCTCCAGCAACTTCGTTTGAAGATCTTTC TGTGGTGCCCAAAaattaccagcacatcctggccttggcatttgctgtacTGGAGATTAATGAAAACCCTCAGCTATTACCAAATGTCACCTTGGGTGTCtgcatctatgacagctatttcAATGCTCAGAGGACTTATCATACTACTATACTACTTACCTCCACATTAGAGGTATTTGTCCCTAACTACTTATGTGACACCGAAAAACATTTGATAGCAGTCATTGGAGGACTAGATTCGGATATCTCTCTTCATGTGGCCACTGTATTGGATATCTACAAAATTCCGCAG CTAACATTCAGTCCTGCAccagtgatgaatgataaaacCCCAGGACTTTCCTTCTACCAGATGGTCCCCCAGGAAGCTCTTCAGTATGAGGgcattctctctctgcttctgcatTTCGGGTGGACGTGGATTGGGGTCATTGTTATGGATAATGAtaatggagaaagatttgtgcaaactGTGCTTCCAGTCTTTTCCCGGAAAGGCATTTGTTTTGCCTTCATAGAGAGAATCCCCACACTTTCTTTTGTCACTGAATTTATGGACATTATAGAAGATGGGGTCAAAATAAATGATAGTATGCTGGGCAGTAAAGCAAATGTAGTAGTGATCTATGGAGAATCTTATTCCATGTCATTTTTTAGATGGCTTCCAGTTTTATCTGTTGAAAATAAATTAGGGGGGAAAGTTTGGATAGAAACAGCCCAGGTGGAGATCAGTGCATTTCCCTATCAAAGGCACTGGGATGTAGAACTATTCCATGGTGCTATTATCTTTGGATATCAGTTCCGTTATTTACAGAGATTTCATGAGTTTCTTAAGAAAAGAAATCCTTTAAACACAATAGAAGATTATTTTATAAAGAAATTCTGGGAGACCGTATTTAGCTGTGTCTTCTTAAATACCATTGGGGACCATGTGGATGGAGATATTTGCACAGGAGAAGAGACGTTGGAgagcctccctctccctttttttgAAATGAGTATGACTGggcacagctacagcatctataATGCAGTCTATGTAGTGGCCCATGCTTTACAAGccatgttctcatccagaaggaCATATGGCACAGTATTAGTCAGAGGAAGACCTGAACTTCAGAATCAACAGTTTTGGCAG ctCCATCACTTTCTTCAAAGTGTTTCATTTAATAACAGTGCTGGGGACAAGATTTCTTTTGATGAAAGTGGGAAAATGATAGCTGCAATTGATGTTATAAACTTGATCATTTCCTCCAACCAATCCTTTCATAAAGTAAAAGTTGGTAGGCTTGATCCTCAGGCTCCTCCAGACAGAGTGTTAACCATCAATGATAAGGTCATAAGGTGGAACAGCTTGTTTAACCAG GCACAACCTTTATCCGTATGCACTGAGAGTTGTTATCCTGGTTAtagcaagaaagtgaaggagggggagccattttgctgctatgattgcattcCATGTCCAGAAAGGAAGATTTCAACTCAGAAGG ATATGCATGACTGTTATGACTGCATGGACACAACCTATCCAAACATCAAGCATGATTTTTGCATACCCAAAGCTAGAACATTCTTATCTTATAAAGAACCTCTAGGGATCAGCTTAAGCCTCTTTGCACTTTCCTTTGCATTGATAACAGCTCTGGTGCTGGGAATAATTCTAAAGAACCACAACACTCCcatcgtcaaagccaacaaccggaaccTCACATACATTCTCCTGATTTCCCTTCTGCTTTGCTTCATTTCTGCCTTGCTTTTCATTGGCCATCCGGAACCGGTGACATGTCTTCTCCGACAAACTGcattcagcatcatcttctcagtggctgtttcttctgTGCTGGCAAAAACTATCATGGTGGTTCTGGCATTTatggccacaaagccaggaagcaggatgaggaaatgggtggggaaaaggctggccaactccattgttgCATCCTGTTCCCTCATGCAAGCAGGCATTTGCAGtgtgtggctggcaacctctgccccattcccagatgtggaaATGCATTCAGTGACTACAGAAATTATATTAGAATGTAATGAGGGATCTGtcattttattttcttgtgtCTTGGGCTATCTTGGCTTCTTGGCTATTGTCAGTTTCGTTGTGGCTTTCTTTGCTCGGAAGTTAccggacagtttcaatgaagccaagttcatcactttcagcatgttggtcttttgcagtgtgtggctatCCTTCATCCCAGCTTATCTGAGCTCCAAGGGCAAatatatggtggctgtggaggtctTTTCTATTTTAgcttccagtgctgggttgcTTGTGTGCATCTTTGCACCCAAATGTTACATCATTttgttgaggcctgagctgaacaacaggGGACAGCTAGTAAGAAGATAA